One part of the Lotus japonicus ecotype B-129 chromosome 2, LjGifu_v1.2 genome encodes these proteins:
- the LOC130735518 gene encoding blue copper protein-like — translation METIRPAWAVKAIFVIVFTSALFRCVCGVNITVGGASGWDVRSNVQAWASTTTFNVGDDLVFSYTPVNDVVEVNQQGYATCTIANAIGTYDTGETVIPLTGPGTRYFVCGRLGHCQQGLKIEVPVQAQPNNNATNANNNNGTSADPNRRGGRRSPPRRSPPMIRPPPRLSPPRRSPPSPGAFPPAPGPCNCSSAEESHHVLLMVPLITIVITLILLSSPPIRI, via the exons ATGGAGACAATCAGGCCAGCGTGGGCTGTCAAGGCTATCTTCGTGATCGTTTTCACTTCTGCTCTGTTCCGATGCGTCTGCGGCGTCAACATCACCGTCGGTGGAGCTTCCGGCTGGGATGTTCGATCCAACGTTCAGGCCTGGGCTTCCACCACCACATTCAATGTCGGCGATGATCTCG TGTTTTCATACACGCCGGTGAACGATGTGGTGGAGGTGAACCAACAAGGTTACGCCACGTGTACGATCGCAAACGCCATCGGCACGTACGACACCGGAGAGACGGTGATCCCCCTCACCGGACCCGGAACCCGCTACTTTGTCTGTGGCCGACTGGGCCATTGCCAGCAAGGGCTCAAAATCGAGGTCCCAGTTCAGGCCCAGCCCAATAACAACGCTACCAACGCTAACAATAACAACGGAACCAGTGCCGATCCAAACCGTCGCGGCGGAAGACGCTCTCCTCCTCGACGTTCTCCTCCGATGATCCGCCCTCCTCCGCGCCTTTCTCCTCCGCGCCGGTCTCCTCCTTCTCCCGGGGCTTTTCCACCTGCGCCCGGGCCTTGCAATTGTTCCAGTGCTGAGGAGAGCCATCATGTGCTGTTGATGGTGCCATTGATTACCATCGTAATCACCCTCATACTCCTTTCTTCTCCGCCTATTCGCATCTAG
- the LOC130738634 gene encoding uncharacterized protein LOC130738634 — MDLFHNPSSLKPNRFETAIWVSKLVIMSMGIASILVLLKVTIIPCTFDLVLSTLPRLWVSARSWLTLPFLYVIVNFIILTIAASSNFFPHKSSSNNPISFSSSVLDTATYITEPEEEHETKEPKEEEEKEVEEVVIEEVDQEEEEKGVLNDSVFTFNKFITDDPSPENCTNDYFLPDSGDNDDDTLEATWRAIMEGQGKTMKPQLKKSDTWTARIVKAEPFRNNGKRGGGGGEDPVAWAQKELTKSDTFNDRASLRREKSMSPEELALRSEAFIKNFNNQMKLQRLESYQRFKEMVSRGRV; from the coding sequence ATGGATCTTTTTCACAACCCATCTTCTCTAAAACCAAACAGATTTGAAACAGCTATATGGGTCTCAAAGCTTGTGATCATGTCCATGGGGATTGCCTCCATTCTTGTTTTGTTGAAAGTTACCATAATCCCCTGCACATTCGACCTTGTTCTCTCTACTCTCCCTCGTCTTTGGGTCTCAGCAAGAAGCTGGCTAACACTTCCATTCCTCTATGTTATAGTCAACTTCATCATCCTCACCATTGCAGCTTCCTCCAACTTCTTCCCCCACAAAAGCAGCAGCAATAACCCCATATCCTTTTCCTCCTCCGTTTTGGACACTGCCACCTACATCACAGAGCCAGAAGAAGAACATGAAACCAAAGagcccaaggaagaagaagaaaaagaggttGAAGAGGTAGTAATAGAGGAAGTggaccaagaagaagaagagaaaggggTACTGAATGACTCTGTTTTTACTTTCAACAAATTCATCACTGACGACCCATCACCGGAAAATTGCACCAACGACTATTTCTTGCCGGATTCCGGTGACAACGATGACGACACACTGGAAGCGACGTGGAGGGCTATAATGGAAGGACAGGGAAAAACGATGAAGCCACAGCTGAAGAAGAGTGATACATGGACTGCGAGGATTGTGAAAGCAGAGCCATTCAGAAACAATGGTAaaaggggtggtggtggtggtgaggatCCAGTGGCTTGGGCTCAGAAGGAGCTGACAAAATCTGACACTTTCAACGACAGAGCCTCGTTGAGGAGGGAAAAATCCATGAGCCCTGAGGAGTTGGCACTCAGATCAGAGGCTTTCATCAAGAATTTCAACAATCAGATGAAGTTGCAGAGGCTGGAATCTTACCAGCGTTTCAAGGAAATGGTCAGTCGCGGTCGTGTTTGA